In the Sebastes fasciatus isolate fSebFas1 chromosome 12, fSebFas1.pri, whole genome shotgun sequence genome, AAGTCCTCCTGAAGTAAAGCATTGAGGCTGCGAGGATGAACAATGTAGGGTTTTCACTGATGTGACAGTTATTTTCCAAACTAACAAAGGCATCACTTGCACCATAAGAAATGTTAAACATGAAGAAAATGCTTTTGCTtctgaaaataaatatcaaCATGCATTAGCACTTAACTGCTAAGTGTATTATCATTCACAGTCAGgcagtttttaaataaattgttcAAAACTTTGTTTGAATTTGTCATCAGGCCTGTCATACAAATGTTATTTAATTCTTTTGTGCTGcaatttttttccaaaactcTTGCAAAACTAATATTTTGATCTCAAATATCTTCAGCAAAATGAAGATTTCATAAACATACATtagagtagagctgcaacaagtaatcgattagttgtcaactattaaattaatcgccaattatttcgataattgattaatcgatttgagtcattttttaagaaaaaaaattaaattgtctGATTCcaacttcttaaatgtgaatattttctgttttttttactcctctatgacagcaaactgaatatatttgagttgtggacaaaacaagacatttgaggacttcATCttgttattttctgacattttatagaccaaacaactaatcgattaatctagaaaataattgaaaggttaatcgacaatgaaaataatcgttagttgcagccttacttGTGTAAAAATGACATTACAATAAAAAGTTTTCTCTCACTTTCTAATTCTCCCACTTTGCTGGCTACTCAGCATTTGGGAATTACCTGATCTATTGCAGTCGGGGGTAAACATGCAGTTTTCTATCTTGAGTCATGATAATGGGACATTTTATggtaggattttttttttaatacaagatCTCTAAGAGGATCAAGACAGTGAATAACAGGAATAATGTTAGCTGAGAGAGGGGGTCCTCTTGTCGAGGTAGCCCACCACAAGCTTTCTCCTCCTGACTTTGTGTTCAACACAGGATAGCATTTTTGTTGAGGAAGAGAATGAACTGCTTTTATTCACATTGCCCCAGGGCTTTTGTGTGAGAAGAGAGCAGGAGACTGCCACACTGCAGTGCAGATTGGTGCTGTGAAACAGAATTGGATGGGATGTATTCCATGGGGGGTTAGTCATCATCGCTGTCCTTTGTGCTCACCCGCTTCATGTGCTGATGGTTGGCTGAGTCATTGAGTTCAGGTCCCGTCTGAAAGGTCACACTGAGTCAGACTGTCACTTCATCGTATGACTAGGCTGGTTATTACTGAGAATTAGCAAATTACTTTTTCACTGGCTTTTTTGAAATACAGGTTTAAGACTATTTAAGTGATTTTTAAGAGAGGTGATGTTATCTGTTTCTTTAGTTTCAGGTTGATAAGCGCtgatgtcctcctcctcttcttcctctatcAGGTGAAGCGCTACCAGTGCATGTTTGAAGGCTGCACCAGGACGTACAGCACGGCGGGAAACCTGCGAACACACCAGAAGACACACCGGGGCGAGTACACGTTCGTGTGTAATCAACAGGGCTGTGGAAAGGCCTTCCTCACCTCCTACAGCCTCAAGATCCATGTCCGTGTTCACACCAAGGAGAAGCCGTTTGAGTGTGATGTGCAAGGCTGTGAGAAGGCCTTTAACACGTTATACAGGTAAGCctttacacagctttgttgattACACACGAACGTGCTGTTCAGATCATTATCACCACTGTAGGTTCTGATAGCGGTGTCTAGAAATTGTAGTTTAAGTAATAAACATTGGATTGTGTCATAAAGTCAATTGTTAGGCAGTTCCTGCCATAAAGTAGATCAGCGgttctgaggttgtcaaaattagatctgcacatgtataactataatcataataacacacttactggacaatttatacaaaagtctgtatataaaactatttaaaaagatatatttttttgctaaaCCCGGTGTTTCTACACAGTTGcggataaagatcaggctaatattattagtattatactatttgtagatgTAGATTCTAGTgatggctgcgtaggattgtttccgactccTGTGATCCCAACAtgtccaataactccagagtgtCCAAAAGTCCAAATTTATTGGGAAAAGATAGATGTaaacatttccaaaattcacgtttttatctaatgaaatatccATATTTGTTTGCGTTTAGCTTGACGAGTGATATTCATTAAATAaggttgatttaataaaaaaagactaactcatttaatacaccaaAACACCTTATTCAAATGAGGGATTTGTTCGAGGATTTGCAAATTTTGGGTGATGACGCCAGAAAATATGGAGGGGGGGCTTCGAGAAagataggttgggaaccactgaattAGATGGCCTTACTAGTGTTGTCAAATACTGTCATGTCTTACTTTTGTTCAAATAATACAATATGAGATGGACacaatttattataatttaaatatataattttcttAGCTTTTATATAGAGGTGTGCTGTGTGTTGGCAATTCTTCTGACagtattttaaagttttttttccgTGTAGCCTACAAATCTCAAGTGTAACTTTATTATCCAAAGAAGGATATTTATGTGGTCAGAGGTGTACATAATACACAGGGTCAGCACAAAAATACATAATGTAAAGCAATCGAAACAATCCATAAAAGGAACAAAACCATGAAAAAGCAGAACATTGTCACCTCAGGGTGCTCTGGCCTGTATGTTCTCTCTTTCTAATCGCTGGCTTATCCCTAATTACCAATTCTCCCTAAATGAAAATATCCTCCTATAATCCTGAAATTTTCAGTTTCCGTTGCAATTTGTGTGAGTTTGGTCATTAAAGATGTTGCgtattgtattttaaaattAGGTAAATCTGCCATCtgaaatgtttttgtctgtctgAAATGAGAGTGATACTGCATCTATTTTTGACAACACCAGACTCAATTAAAGTTTTAGTCTATTTTGACCAGTGCCGGGCATTTTCTTCATTTGTAGCGTTTTCACTGTTCAGATGTTGCTGTGTTTTGCCGTGATCTTAAGCAGTCCACATCCGAGACCTCTGGTCTGTATTGGTTCGGTTGCTATGACAACCTGTTTGTAGCTTGGTGGCGCTGTGCCACTGCCAGCTCCACCTGGCAGTCCACCAGCCTGTCAGAGGCTGGTACGCAGGGCAGCCAACCAATGCCACACATGGGTGGACTCTCCTTTTAATAACATTGCATTCCTCTCCCCATCTTCCATGACACCCAGATTTCTCTCGTTTTCTGTCTAGATTCTGTTTTCTGAATGTGGACTCTACTCTCTTGTTCATAATGCTTTTTAGACATTCTTTAAGAAAGTGCAACAGGAATCAACACATGCCGTTTAATGCCACTGTGCTTAGTTTGTTTCTCTCTGCATGTCTCCCGTTGTGGTTTAATGAAACACACTTCATTGTCTCTGCAGACTAAAAGCACACCAGAGACTTCACACAGGCAAGACATTCAACTGTGATTCAGAGGGATGCACAAAGTACTTTACCACACTTAGCGACCTGAGGAAGCACATTCGCACACACACTGGGGAGAAGCCATTCCGGTGAGCATTTCCATTATCACACCAGGTTTAATCCACCCCCTAGTAGAAGATAAAGGAACTGTGATGCTAATTGATACTCGCAGACAGctcttttagtctgttttaatgttttgcttGTCTACACCAATGAAATGTTTAGGtttttttctagggctgtcaaaccattaaaatatttaattgtgattaatcacatgattgtccatgattaatttcacatttgttatctgttcaaaatgtaccttaaagagagattcgtcaagtatttaatacttttatcaacatgggagtggacaaatatgcttgttttatgcaaatgtatgtatatatttattattggaaatcaattaacacaaaacaatgacaaatattgtccagaaaacctcacaggtactgcatttagcataaacattttttcaaatcatggcaaactcaagcccaacaggcaacaacagctgtcagtgtgtcagtctgCTGACTTGACTTGCCCCGTATTGCACGggaatatcataaagtgggcatgtctgtaaaggggagaatcgttggtacccataaacccattttcattctcatatcctgaggtcagaggtcaagggacccctttgaaaatggccatgacagtttttcctcgccaaaagttagcatacatttagagcgttatttagcctccttcacggcaagctagtgtgacatgaaTGGTACCAGTAGATTccttttctaatttcatatgatgacagtatcttctctgtagctttaaaactgagcctgctacagcctccgaacgatcgattgcgttaaagaaattagcggcgttaaaacgAGTTTGCGTTAGCGTGTTATCgcgataactttgacagccctagtttcttcATTTTCAAATTTGTTATGTCTTTAACTCACTTTTTTGTGGGAGCTGCATTTTGGTTAAGCAGAGGCCTTTCCCATCTGCTGTACATACAGCACCTGTGACTCATCATATACACATAGCCAACTATATATGATGATTCACAGGTGCTTGCTGTTCTAGCAGGCTTTACTGTAGATACATTATCAAATCTAGTGTATTGAAAATGTATCACTGTCTATTTGCATATTTctgacatgattttttttgtatctgtttttgcCTTCAGGTGTGACCACGATGGCTGTGGCAAAGCCTTTGCTGCAAGTCATCACCTAAAAACACATGTACGGACGCACACAGGTACATATTACTGGTTTGTTTCATGTATCCTTGATTGTTCTAGAGAAGCTTGAACAAggacatgtttgtttttcagctttGCCTGATTTGCATTTACAGTTTTACCAGTGCCTCCCACACTTAATACATTTGAATAGCCCAaacaaatagatttttttcctgcagccaaaaacattttatgtggttttgtttttactATGTCATTCTTTCAAAAGTCTGTAGAATTGTAGTTAAAGAAGCAGTAACTAAAGAGCCTGTGCCCAcgtgtacttgtattgattggACAAATAACTTTCCTAATCGTTGTTGGCTGTGCTCCTGGATCTGATGGATTAGAGACTaagtttaatatataataagctCCTCAAGTACTTATTTTCCTACTTGCTGACTTATTTAATTTGTTCTTATCTAGGCCTACATGTAAACTTCCATCTATTTGTAAAAGTGCTATAGTTACTCCTCTTCATAAAGGAGGtgatctttatatatatatatagaccaGTTTCTATTGTTTGCACAACAGCTAACGTATTTAAGAAGCTAATTTCCTTCTTCTCATGACCTCAAGgcttatttgcttgtttttagttgttttttagtttataGGTAGACTCAGTACGTTGACTTaatgttattttgtttgtttggtagcattttttttttttatatatttaatatgtttattgggttttcttattttcacaaacacaacaataagaataaaaacaacaacaacaacaaacaaacaaacactggtacagctcagatcaaaaaacatatataggaggtcataggaaatagtccatagtgcagggaagtcacaggatatatgagttcatgttcaggagactccttgtgagataatggaggagagatcagatccaatataattcagatagggCTGCCAAATATTGTAGAACTGATGAACTTTGGCATGTAGAATATTTGTAAGATATTCCAAAGGGACCATCTCAAATATGACTTTACGCCAGCCTTGGACAGAGGGTTTCTTATCACTAATCCACTGgagtaatatatttttttctagcagcaaatgtaagaatgttatATAACCTTTTGTTGGCTGCAGTAGTTATATTTGTACTTGGGATTCCTAAAATCATTCAATCAATTGGATTCATTTCTAAATCCTTATCAAATATCTTTTCCATTTCACATAATATTTCAGACTAGTACTTCTGTAATTTATGACACGACCAAAGGCAATGGGTTATGGTACCTAATTCGGTTTTACATTTGGGACACAGGTAGCATTTATTATATTTCTCATTAGTTTTGTGCAGATTACCCTTTAAAacttatttttgtttaaatgtttgttaatttccatgtttttgCATCTTGAGGAACCCTTTCAAAACGAGATGATGGGTCTCAAGCGGTTTATCCTCAAATTAaaatttgaaataataaataaatcggAAGTTCCCAGTTGAGCAGATGAAGCAAAGTCCTTTGCCCATATTCTTTGCCTTGCAAATTTCCCctctgtgggactaataaagtaatatcttatcttatatcttGTTCGGGGGGGGGTTTCTAATATGTGGTTCCCTATATGTAGTTTTTTATGGGTGATTCTCCCAAACTAGATTGAAAGAATGTGGTAGAGCATTAGACCAACCTATCAATCTCCTAAATTGAGTCCTGTTCCAGTGAAGGAGAATATCCCTTTGGTTTTTAATGCTATGCATCCATGAGAACTTCCTgttggataaaaacaaaaggtgaAACATTAGATTCTGAGCTCAATATGCTTGCCTGTGTTTACAGTTGCGTGCATGCTAACAAATTAATCAGATATAAGTGCAATATCACAGCACTAAATATGACAGACATGAATATATTcaatggttgtgtttttgttttttcggtTTTATTGTATCATAAGTTGCAAAAGCCTCACTCTGGTGATGAAAAAGTAACCAGAAAACAGCTGTAGTTTACCTCATATTATAACACGGCGTTGATATAAGGACATGTTACATTTTTAGTGTCTGCAATAGGAAATGAAATATCAGCTTTTATCTTGGCTGAAGTTAATGATTGAGCTGTAAAGATTAGCTTTTACCTGTCAGCCTCCTTCTGTATTCTTCCCTCATTGTCTCTGCTCGTTCTATAGGGGAGAAGCCATTCAACTGTCCGAGTGACGGCTGTGAGAAGGCTTTTAGCAGCCAGTACAGTTTGAAGAGTCACGTCCGGGGCCACGACAAAGGACAGCCCTTCACCGTCACCCTCACCCATCCGCTCTCTGAAGTGAGTCCCAGTACAGCAACTTCATCTCTCGATGGCGCATGTCCTCCACGCACAGCGGCGcacagctgcgtctcttctagagattcgaggtctcgcctatttatTCCATGTGcggcgcggttcacagcaaaaatagacagtgaaaatgatcttttgacagtatattgacatcataccaacaacattactacagtttcaatgtccatatctgtagaatatgttacacacatgaaaaaagtaaatatttgatATGATATTGTGTGGCGCGGGCATGAGAGCTACATGACACTGTGGTCCTCATAATATTCACTTAATTTAAAAACGTGTAAATTTTACGCTTGCTATATGTGTACAATGTGCCTTTTGATGTCGGGGGCATTTTCACATACACAACACCTGTGTTATGCTGTCACACACATAACATTCTACAAAATCTACATACCTGCATGATGTGGACACTTTCAAATGTCTCCAAAGACCTGAGTTAGAGGGATTCACACTACACTGCGTTAACCACAGTAAATCTGAAAGTCATTATGAAAAAGAAGTAGCTTTAGATTAACTTTCCGACTGGATTTAGGgattttggagctagtgctgctagctactttcattggaaacgAGTTGGCAAAACTGGGCTGCATTTTTTGCTTGGATAATTTTTAAAAGCTAGCATACTCTTACTAGTTTCTCAAAGtaaccaaccctagctttaattatGTCATTACCTGCTAGTTTACCTTTTGTGGTAAACTGTTTCTTTAAAGTAAAactatttttacatttacatgctCTAGATGTTGCCTTTTGTTTCCCAGTTTCACTCCCATATCATGACGCTTGATCCAGTAGCAGTGGCAAGTTTAATCAGGTCCATTTCTTCTCTTAATTACAGGATGCAAATCACTCGCTGTGCCTCAGTGACTTGAGCCTCATCTCTACAGACTCAGAGCTACGGGAGAACATCCATAATGTAAGTCTGGCCTTTGTTTCAGATTTGTCAAACAGACAGTGGATTAAAAATGTTGAGGAGTTGTCAAGATAGTCTGTAAAGATGTCAATGAACAGGCAGGTATTTTGACACCTAAGTTTAGTTGTCACTGTAATAAGAATTTACAAGAGTTTCTGGCTGTAATACTTAGCAAAGtcatttattgcatttattaAGTTTAAATTGTATTGCAGGCTCAACATTTGGACCTTAGCAGTGTCACCCCTGTGAAAATCTTTGAGCTCATGTTCCAGAGTCCTGAAAATAGCATCAGCCAAGATGATGCCCATCCAAACGGTCAGTATATTTCCAAATCCGTCAGCTTGAATTGCATTGaatgttctcattttcactgaTGGGAGTTGTGTTTCCTTCCTCAGAGAGCCTTGCTGAATCCTTCAGCCTAGAGACGCCTACCCATCTAGGAGACGGATCGTCTCTAatatctttctctctccatcctaCCTGCTCATCTTCCTGTTCCCACTCAACCGCAGCCTCGGAGGCTCCTTCCCGGCTCAGTCAGAGCTCTTCCTCTCAGGCCTCCACCTCTGTCTCTTTCACGGCTACTATCAGCTCCACGCGGCCTCCCCCTTTCATACAAGTAACCAGGCCTCAGCAGATCTCCGATGTGCCTGCCCAAGCATCTGTCCAAGCACCAGACCATGTCGCCCCCCAGCACTTCGTGGCACTGCCACCCACATTCCTGCAGCCGGACAGTGCCACCCAGACCACTCCTCTACCACCAGACATctccgctcctcctcctccagtgaCTCCAGCACTGACCACCACAGCACCAAGCGCTGCTCCTGTGTCTGTTGTTGCAGCCACCGCAACAGACGCTGCTGTGGCAGCTGGGGCTCTACCTGTGCCTTTGGCCAACAACCCTGTCCCCAACTCTGGCCCTGGTTTGGCTACCACCCCTGCCACCATCACCATAGCTCCCACCCCGAACCTGCTGCAGCCCAGCCTAGTCATGTCGGACCAGAACCTCCAGTGGATCCTCAGCAGCGCTGCCAACAGCCAGCAGAACCCAGAACAAGGAGTGAGTAATGCTCCCACACAGTGTTTTACACAGAGAAATGGTGACTTCATTTGTACTAGTCTTGATTTTTGTGATAcattcaagtttaaaaaaaacattcctaTATGCATGAAATTAGGGATTTCTTGCATTTTGTCTCCTAATCCTGAATATATTCATGTGAGAGGATTAGCAAGGAACATGCCATGCACTTATGTTATTATGCAAAAACTGAAACTATACATTTaacaaatgtatatgtaaaGTAAACCAGTGTGGTTATGGCAGTGGTCAGCACTGACTCACTATTTGCAGTTAGTTTAGCAAAAGAATAGGTGTTACTTTTTATCAATACaacttttaaaggtacagtgtgtaggatttggtggcatctagtgatgtggttgcacattgcaaccaacggagtacccctccgctcactcctccctttccaagacctCGGTAACGTGAagcgctgagtgcaaaaccatggtaacgccgttcacctcgctcagaggccatccttaccattaATAACACTACTGaaatcagacggcggctggcggtaccacggttttacactctgcggctcacgagaactacggtggccttcaggtaacttaaaaacgtgaaaggctctctcaagagccagtgtttggtttgtccgttctgggctactgtagaaacatggcggagcaacatggtggactctgtgaagaggacccgctccctatgtagatatgaagggctcaatctaagctaacgaaaacacgacgattcttagtttcaggtgattatacacaaatgaaaaccatttatgctaatagatcccctgaaatcctacacactggtccgtTAATACAACACAGATACACCTCACACATCTCTTCAATACAGTTAGAAATCTGGTGCAAATCAACCTCATGATACTCTAGCATGTCCccagctgttttttgttttttaatcctgCTTGAGACGTGGTGTTTAATGTTTGTTTGCAGTCCCATCAAGGAGCTCCAAAAGTGGAAAAACTTTTCTTCACTACAGCCATACCAGTAGGAGGAAACGGTGGTAAGTCAATGAGTAgtgaattattatatatttttatgttttggaCATTGGCCAAAAGGCTGTAATGAAATCATAAATTTGTTTTGACATCTATTGCGGTACTTGGCTTTAATAGGATTCATTAAATAGTAGATGGGTGTCCGGAGAGCTCCGCTAAGATACTGTCACAG is a window encoding:
- the mtf1 gene encoding metal regulatory transcription factor 1 isoform X2 — protein: MSEHGPHTEAQMYFEVEVDPLGRDDDEEEDKIPFDKDDDDLIAEPSSSSGRVYDRTTVLIERDPIRLDEEGEEEGHCGGDDDGVTFLTEGEGDGDEEDGSLAFMSDPDGMSQGYVHHTISPDQIQFTINPGSTRMPRNIEGATLTLHSECPETKMREVKRYQCMFEGCTRTYSTAGNLRTHQKTHRGEYTFVCNQQGCGKAFLTSYSLKIHVRVHTKEKPFECDVQGCEKAFNTLYRLKAHQRLHTGKTFNCDSEGCTKYFTTLSDLRKHIRTHTGEKPFRCDHDGCGKAFAASHHLKTHVRTHTGEKPFNCPSDGCEKAFSSQYSLKSHVRGHDKGQPFTVTLTHPLSEDANHSLCLSDLSLISTDSELRENIHNAQHLDLSSVTPVKIFELMFQSPENSISQDDAHPNESLAESFSLETPTHLGDGSSLISFSLHPTCSSSCSHSTAASEAPSRLSQSSSSQASTSVSFTATISSTRPPPFIQVTRPQQISDVPAQASVQAPDHVAPQHFVALPPTFLQPDSATQTTPLPPDISAPPPPVTPALTTTAPSAAPVSVVAATATDAAVAAGALPVPLANNPVPNSGPGLATTPATITIAPTPNLLQPSLVMSDQNLQWILSSAANSQQNPEQGSHQGAPKVEKLFFTTAIPVGGNGGSSVQQIGLSLPVIIIKQEESCICQCACRDAAKDKISKSASSTVSAPAQPQPPEPPPLPPPPPPPPPPEPPHHPATSSSLSQTFSTIVSSTATNPPSSDGLANMDVSDFLSMQSPETAANIEALLLVAEDFSMAPDGNP
- the mtf1 gene encoding metal regulatory transcription factor 1 isoform X1 codes for the protein MSEHGPHTEAQMYFEVEVDPLGRDDDEEEDKIPFDKDDDDLIAEPSSSSGRVYDRTTVLIERDPIRLDEEGEEEGHCGGDDDGVTFLTEGEGDGDEEDGSLAFMSDPDGMSQGYVHHTISPDQIQFTINPGSTRMPRNIEGATLTLHSECPETKMREVKRYQCMFEGCTRTYSTAGNLRTHQKTHRGEYTFVCNQQGCGKAFLTSYSLKIHVRVHTKEKPFECDVQGCEKAFNTLYRLKAHQRLHTGKTFNCDSEGCTKYFTTLSDLRKHIRTHTGEKPFRCDHDGCGKAFAASHHLKTHVRTHTGEKPFNCPSDGCEKAFSSQYSLKSHVRGHDKGQPFTVTLTHPLSEDANHSLCLSDLSLISTDSELRENIHNAQHLDLSSVTPVKIFELMFQSPENSISQDDAHPNESLAESFSLETPTHLGDGSSLISFSLHPTCSSSCSHSTAASEAPSRLSQSSSSQASTSVSFTATISSTRPPPFIQVTRPQQISDVPAQASVQAPDHVAPQHFVALPPTFLQPDSATQTTPLPPDISAPPPPVTPALTTTAPSAAPVSVVAATATDAAVAAGALPVPLANNPVPNSGPGLATTPATITIAPTPNLLQPSLVMSDQNLQWILSSAANSQQNPEQGSHQGAPKVEKLFFTTAIPVGGNGGSSVQQIGLSLPVIIIKQEESCICQCACRDAAKDKISKSASSTVSAPAQPQPPEPPPLPPPPPPPPPPEPPHHPATSSSLCESSSKEGELRPEAPSSSSTTTTTSSSSPSSSSAQTFSTIVSSTATNPPSSDGLANMDVSDFLSMQSPETAANIEALLLVAEDFSMAPDGNP
- the mtf1 gene encoding metal regulatory transcription factor 1 isoform X3, with amino-acid sequence MSEHGPHTEAQMYFEVEVDPLGRDDDEEEDKIPFDKDDDDLIAEPSSSSGRVYDRTTVLIERDPIRLDEEGEEEGHCGGDDDGVTFLTEGEGDGDEEDGSLAFMSDPDGMSQGYVHHTISPDQIQFTINPGSTRMPRNIEGATLTLHSECPETKMREVKRYQCMFEGCTRTYSTAGNLRTHQKTHRGEYTFVCNQQGCGKAFLTSYSLKIHVRVHTKEKPFECDVQGCEKAFNTLYRCDHDGCGKAFAASHHLKTHVRTHTGEKPFNCPSDGCEKAFSSQYSLKSHVRGHDKGQPFTVTLTHPLSEDANHSLCLSDLSLISTDSELRENIHNAQHLDLSSVTPVKIFELMFQSPENSISQDDAHPNESLAESFSLETPTHLGDGSSLISFSLHPTCSSSCSHSTAASEAPSRLSQSSSSQASTSVSFTATISSTRPPPFIQVTRPQQISDVPAQASVQAPDHVAPQHFVALPPTFLQPDSATQTTPLPPDISAPPPPVTPALTTTAPSAAPVSVVAATATDAAVAAGALPVPLANNPVPNSGPGLATTPATITIAPTPNLLQPSLVMSDQNLQWILSSAANSQQNPEQGSHQGAPKVEKLFFTTAIPVGGNGGSSVQQIGLSLPVIIIKQEESCICQCACRDAAKDKISKSASSTVSAPAQPQPPEPPPLPPPPPPPPPPEPPHHPATSSSLCESSSKEGELRPEAPSSSSTTTTTSSSSPSSSSAQTFSTIVSSTATNPPSSDGLANMDVSDFLSMQSPETAANIEALLLVAEDFSMAPDGNP